The Garra rufa chromosome 8, GarRuf1.0, whole genome shotgun sequence genome has a segment encoding these proteins:
- the lrrfip1a gene encoding uncharacterized protein lrrfip1a isoform X11, with protein MGSQGPGRKRTPSKNGLTAEEDALNVIAKEAEARLAAKRAARAEAREIRMKELERQQKEASDDEERMSVGSRSNIRADDRLDRDYLEKGSSRASTISGATLTSLGGSSSRRGSGDTSISADTEASIREIKEIHELKDQIQDVEAKHIQNLKELKDSLLEVEEKYRKAMVSNAQLDNEKTNMMYEVDTLKDSLMELEEMLFETRRELEEKCKDFEREKHAHSILQFQFSELKETLKQSEELLTEIRQLRLKQDCFVREISDLQETIEWKNKKIGALERQKEFSDAIRNERDDLRDEVVQLKDILKKHGIVLGPDLATNGETGEEVGKADENSQTASAEIREGSSVLGTHQLKECEDQQQKVLDDGVPGNQKFYKFSSTNTPLEASENGDLGDQTSQDVEQLKNRPEEPLSSVGDYELTATRPKEEIKSEEHIPKESRGGTVELGCNVHKDGLLEMDQQESECVKPSKAIKEETSLESVSGSVHDETDKPGETVLDDKLKEEPAESSETEKPTKTQGASAPNKKKKKKKKKKQKPCDKQESKTKIDDKEETVCNEDNPIQKTEGDLEGKHQVPLENDISKTTVNTDVPHDDKRTSELDSITSTNINADDVQDKILLVTDETDSEQPSKTISNFDCPESSNGVFPNDLSNNIISNPTNIIEHTQDSINPDSKAVIFSCGLVSSEMETSLPHEPSAQSMNAVEGSVESSSCSENIEKSSSADIKEVKKEKQEKKLQNIDVDGTTNLEDQDDSAHPSSSVVEKVGNKDERVIEKQSIDQSMESQPQDSTRAELDQEEVETQDDLDKENLKVPTEKVVDIQGNIGAELDQEEVETQNELDQEKLEVPTEVVVDTQDSIGTELDQEEVETRDDLDKENMKVPTEKVVDTQDSIGAELDQEEVERQDELNKENIKVPTEEVVDSQNSIGAELDQKEVETQDDLDKENIKVPTESHVDNTSLIETQVQVVLEDHLSPSEAIQESVGESEASDQEPKIEKNEEEKSTQNQVMLAVQLPEDEDLLVKSDVAAQELMEEDEEEEEEGESFDFDETDLEASSDAPLKNVQDQPNEEVENVQEAGEECQSNVTDEDQTQEDEHLELTDQESKTKEQKDDGQDTENPQITTDVDQCLTEDSQINSEVKPNDQQHDTSENKEDAFKEHQQTSEDVTLKEGVNLISEMERRDVGQEINSSIHHERKASDISENQEVKKETTESNKEDERKESKKSGKGKGKGKGKEDCKMS; from the exons GCTGAAGCCCGTTTGGCAGCTAAGAGGGCGGCCCGTGCAGAAGCTCGTGAGATCAGAATGAAAGAACTGGAGAGACAACAGAAAGAG GCATCAGATGATGAAGAACGGATGTCAGTGGGGAGCAGGAGCAACATACGG GCTGATGACAGGTTAGACCGAGACTACTTGGAAAAG GGCTCTTCACGAGCATCGACTATTTCTGGTGCCACTCTTACCTCTCTGGGTGGGTCGTCCTCACGGAGAGGAAGTGGAGATACATCCATCTCTGCTGACACAGAAGCATCCATAAGGGAAATAAAG GAGATCCATGAGCTTAAGGATCAGATTCAAGATGTGGAGGCGAAGCACATCCAGAACCTCAAAGAGCTCAAG GATTCCCTTTTGGAAGTGGAGGAGAAATACCGTAAGGCCATGGTCTCCAATGCACAGCTGGACAATGAGAAGACCAATATGATGTATGAAGTGGACACTTTGAAAGACTCTTTAATGGAACTGGAGGAGATGCTCTTTGAAACACGCCGAGAGCTCGAGGAAAAGTGCAAG GACTTTGAACGAGAGAAGCATGCTCATAGTATACTGCAGTTTCAGTTCAGTGAATTGAAGGAGACGCTGAAACAGAGTGAAGAACTGCTCACT GAGATCCGTCAATTGCGGCTCAAGCAAGACTGCTTTGTTAGGGAGATTTCTGACCTCCAGGAAACTATTGAGTGGAAGAATAAAAAAATTGGG GCATTAGAAAGGCAGAAGGAATTTTCTGATGCCATTCGGAATGAGCGGGATGATCTTAGAGATGAGGTTGTTCAGctcaaagatattttgaag AAACATGGCATTGTCCTTGGACCGGACTTGGCCACCAATGGAGAAACAGGGGAAGAAGTCGGAAAAGCTGATGAGAATTCTCAAACAGCATCAGCTGAGATCCGAGAGGGGAGTAGCGTACTAG GCACTCATCAGTTGAAGGAGTGTGAAGACCAGCAACAAAAAGTTTTGGATGACGGGGTGCCAGGAAATCAGAAGTTTTACAAGTTCAGTTCTACAAACACACCTTTAGAAGCAAGTGAGAATGGAGATCTTGGGGACCAAACGAGTCAGGATGTAGAGCAGCTTAAGAATAGACCTGAAGAACCTCTAAGTTCTGTTGGTGATTATGAACTCACTGCAACAAGACCCAAGGAGGAGATCAAATCTGAGGAACATATACCGAAAGAGTCAAGAGGTGGTACTGTGGAATTAGGATGCAACGTTCACAAGGATGGACTTTTGGAGATGGATCAACAAGAGAGTGAATGTGTCAAACCAAGTAAGGCAATCAAAGAGGAAACTTCTTTAGAGTCAGTCTCAGGTTCAGTCCATGATGAAACTGATAAACCTGGTGAGACAGTGCTTGATGATAAACTCAAAGAGGAACCTGCAGAATCATCTGAAACTGAAAAGCCAACCAAAACCCAAGGTGCCAGTGCTCcaaataaaaagaagaaaaagaagaagaaaaagaagcagAAACCGTGTGATAAGCAAGAGAGTAAGACAAAGATAGATGACAAGGAAGAAACGGTTTGTAATGAAGACAATCCAATCCAAAAAACAGAAGGTGATCTAGAAGGAAAGCATCAGGTGCCCTTAGAGAATGATATATCCAAAACAACAGTGAATACAGATGTCCCACATGACGACAAAAGAACCAGTGAATTGGACAGTATCACAAGCACAAATATCAATGCTGATGATGTTCAAGATAAAATTCTGTTAGTTACAGATGAAACTGATTCAGAACAACCTTCTAAAACAATCTCAAATTTTGATTGCCCTGAATCTAGCAATGGTGTCTTTCCAAATGATCTGTCCAACAATATTATCTCTAACCCCACAAACATAATTGAACACACTCAGGATTCAATAAATCCTGACTCCAAAGCTGTAATCTTTAGCTGTGGGCTTGTATCTTCAGAAATGGAGACTTCACTGCCTCATGAACCTTCTGCTCAGTCCATGAATGCTGTTGAAGGGAGTGTTGAATCCAGCAGCTGCTCTGAAAACATTGAGAAATCTTCATCAGCAGACATCAAGGAAGTGAAGAAAGAGAAACAAGAGAAAAAGCTCCAAAATATTGATGTAGATGGGACCACTAACCTTGAAGATCAAGATGACTCCGCTCATCCCTcttcctctgtagtggagaaggTTGGAAATAAGGATGAAAGGGTTATTGAGAAACAATCTATTGATCAGTCAATGGAAAGCCAACCTCAAGACAGTACTAGAGCAGAGTTGGACCAGGAAGAGGTTGAGACACAAGATGATCTGGATAAAGAAAACCTTAAAGTGCCTACTGAAAAAGTGGTCGATATTCAAGGCAATATTGGAGCAGAATTGGACCAGGAGGAGGTTGAGACACAAAATGAACTGGATCAAGAAAAACTTGAAGTGCCTACTGAAGTGGTGGTTGATACTCAAGACAGTATTGGAACAGAATTGGACCAGGAAGAGGTTGAGACACGAGATGATCTGGATAAAGAAAATATGAAAGTGCCTACTGAAAAAGTGGTTGATACTCAAGACAGTATTGGAGCAGAATTGGACCAGGAAGAGGTTGAGAGACAAGATgaactgaataaagaaaacattaaaGTGCCTACTGAAGAAGTGGTTGATTCTCAAAACAGTATTGGAGCAGAATTGGACCAGAAAGAGGTTGAGACACAAGATGATCTAGATAAAGAAAACATTAAAGTGCCTACTGAAAGCCATGTTGACAACACTTCTTTAATTGAAACCCAGGTTCAGGTTGTGCTTGAGGATCACCTGTCTCCCAGTGAAGCAATTCAGGAATCAGTTGGAGAGTCTGAAGCTTCTGACCAAGAAcccaaaatagaaaaaaatgaggAGGAAAAATCAACCCAAAATCAGGTTATGCTTGCAGTGCAACTACCTGAAGATGAAGACCTTCTAGTAAAGTCAGATGTGGCTGCTCAAGAGCTCATGGAAGAAgatgaggaagaggaagaggaaggagaatcatttgattttgatgaAACAGATCTTGAAGCATCATCAGATGCCCCTCTAAAAAATGTTCAAGATCAGCCAAATGAGGAAGTTGAAAATGTTCAAGAAGCAGGCGAGGAATGCCAAAGCAATGTCACTGATGAGGACCAAACTCAAGAAGATGAACATCTCGAACTTACAGATCAAGAATCAAAAACAAAGGAACAGAAAGATGATGGACAAGACACAGAAAACCCACAAATAACAACAGATGTAGATCAGTGTTTAACAGAAGACAGCCAAATCAACAGTGAAGTCAAACCTAATGATCAGCAGCATGATACTTCTGAAAATAAAGAAGATGCATTTAAGGAACATCAGCAGACATCAGAGGATGTTACACTTAAGGAAGGAGTTAATCTGATCTCAGAGATGGAGAGAAGAGATGTAGGCCAAGAGATCAATAGTTCCATTCACCACGAAAGAAAGGCATCAGATATTTCAGAAAATCAGGAAGTTAAGAAGGAAACCACAGAAAGCAACAAGGAAGATGAAAGAAAAGAATCTAAGAAAAGTGGAAAAGGGAAAGGGAAGGGCAAGGGGAAAGAAGATTGTAAAATGTCTTAA
- the lrrfip1a gene encoding uncharacterized protein lrrfip1a isoform X9, giving the protein MGSQGPGRKRTPSKNGLTAEEDALNVIAKEAEARLAAKRAARAEAREIRMKELERQQKEIYQVQKKYYGLDNLDNKWGDIEQWMEDSERYTRVSRRHASASDDEERMSVGSRSNIRADDRLDRDYLEKGSSRASTISGATLTSLGGSSSRRGSGDTSISADTEASIREIKEIHELKDQIQDVEAKHIQNLKELKDSLLEVEEKYRKAMVSNAQLDNEKTNMMYEVDTLKDSLMELEEMLFETRRELEEKCKDFEREKHAHSILQFQFSELKETLKQSEELLTEIRQLRLKQDCFVREISDLQETIEWKNKKIGALERQKEFSDAIRNERDDLRDEVVQLKDILKKHGIVLGPDLATNGETGEEVGKADENSQTASAEIREGSSVLGTHQLKECEDQQQKVLDDGVPGNQKFYKFSSTNTPLEASENGDLGDQTSQDVEQLKNRPEEPLSSVGDYELTATRPKEEIKSEEHIPKESRGGTVELGCNVHKDGLLEMDQQESECVKPSKAIKEETSLESVSGSVHDETDKPGETVLDDKLKEEPAESSETEKPTKTQGASAPNKKKKKKKKKKQKPCDKQESKTKIDDKEETVCNEDNPIQKTEGDLEGKHQVPLENDISKTTVNTDVPHDDKRTSELDSITSTNINADDVQDKILLVTDETDSEQPSKTISNFDCPESSNGVFPNDLSNNIISNPTNIIEHTQDSINPDSKAVIFSCGLVSSEMETSLPHEPSAQSMNAVEGSVESSSCSENIEKSSSADIKEVKKEKQEKKLQNIDVDGTTNLEDQDDSAHPSSSVVEKVGNKDERVIEKQSIDQSMESQPQDSTRAELDQEEVETQDDLDKENLKVPTEKVVDIQGNIGAELDQEEVETQNELDQEKLEVPTEVVVDTQDSIGTELDQEEVETRDDLDKENMKVPTEKVVDTQDSIGAELDQEEVERQDELNKENIKVPTEEVVDSQNSIGAELDQKEVETQDDLDKENIKVPTESHVDNTSLIETQVQVVLEDHLSPSEAIQESVGESEASDQEPKIEKNEEEKSTQNQVMLAVQLPEDEDLLVKSDVAAQELMEEDEEEEEEGESFDFDETDLEASSDAPLKNVQDQPNEEVENVQEAGEECQSNVTDEDQTQEDEHLELTDQESKTKEQKDDGQDTENPQITTDVDQCLTEDSQINSEVKPNDQQHDTSENKEDAFKEHQQTSEDVTLKEGVNLISEMERRDVGQEINSSIHHERKASDISENQEVKKETTESNKEDERKESKKSGKGKGKGKGKEDCKMS; this is encoded by the exons GCTGAAGCCCGTTTGGCAGCTAAGAGGGCGGCCCGTGCAGAAGCTCGTGAGATCAGAATGAAAGAACTGGAGAGACAACAGAAAGAG ATATATCAAGTGCAGAAG aaatactatgGACTGGATAACCTGGACAACAAATGGGGGGACATTGAGCAGTGGATG GAGGACAGTGAGCGATATACACGTGTCTCACGGAGACATGCTTCG GCATCAGATGATGAAGAACGGATGTCAGTGGGGAGCAGGAGCAACATACGG GCTGATGACAGGTTAGACCGAGACTACTTGGAAAAG GGCTCTTCACGAGCATCGACTATTTCTGGTGCCACTCTTACCTCTCTGGGTGGGTCGTCCTCACGGAGAGGAAGTGGAGATACATCCATCTCTGCTGACACAGAAGCATCCATAAGGGAAATAAAG GAGATCCATGAGCTTAAGGATCAGATTCAAGATGTGGAGGCGAAGCACATCCAGAACCTCAAAGAGCTCAAG GATTCCCTTTTGGAAGTGGAGGAGAAATACCGTAAGGCCATGGTCTCCAATGCACAGCTGGACAATGAGAAGACCAATATGATGTATGAAGTGGACACTTTGAAAGACTCTTTAATGGAACTGGAGGAGATGCTCTTTGAAACACGCCGAGAGCTCGAGGAAAAGTGCAAG GACTTTGAACGAGAGAAGCATGCTCATAGTATACTGCAGTTTCAGTTCAGTGAATTGAAGGAGACGCTGAAACAGAGTGAAGAACTGCTCACT GAGATCCGTCAATTGCGGCTCAAGCAAGACTGCTTTGTTAGGGAGATTTCTGACCTCCAGGAAACTATTGAGTGGAAGAATAAAAAAATTGGG GCATTAGAAAGGCAGAAGGAATTTTCTGATGCCATTCGGAATGAGCGGGATGATCTTAGAGATGAGGTTGTTCAGctcaaagatattttgaag AAACATGGCATTGTCCTTGGACCGGACTTGGCCACCAATGGAGAAACAGGGGAAGAAGTCGGAAAAGCTGATGAGAATTCTCAAACAGCATCAGCTGAGATCCGAGAGGGGAGTAGCGTACTAG GCACTCATCAGTTGAAGGAGTGTGAAGACCAGCAACAAAAAGTTTTGGATGACGGGGTGCCAGGAAATCAGAAGTTTTACAAGTTCAGTTCTACAAACACACCTTTAGAAGCAAGTGAGAATGGAGATCTTGGGGACCAAACGAGTCAGGATGTAGAGCAGCTTAAGAATAGACCTGAAGAACCTCTAAGTTCTGTTGGTGATTATGAACTCACTGCAACAAGACCCAAGGAGGAGATCAAATCTGAGGAACATATACCGAAAGAGTCAAGAGGTGGTACTGTGGAATTAGGATGCAACGTTCACAAGGATGGACTTTTGGAGATGGATCAACAAGAGAGTGAATGTGTCAAACCAAGTAAGGCAATCAAAGAGGAAACTTCTTTAGAGTCAGTCTCAGGTTCAGTCCATGATGAAACTGATAAACCTGGTGAGACAGTGCTTGATGATAAACTCAAAGAGGAACCTGCAGAATCATCTGAAACTGAAAAGCCAACCAAAACCCAAGGTGCCAGTGCTCcaaataaaaagaagaaaaagaagaagaaaaagaagcagAAACCGTGTGATAAGCAAGAGAGTAAGACAAAGATAGATGACAAGGAAGAAACGGTTTGTAATGAAGACAATCCAATCCAAAAAACAGAAGGTGATCTAGAAGGAAAGCATCAGGTGCCCTTAGAGAATGATATATCCAAAACAACAGTGAATACAGATGTCCCACATGACGACAAAAGAACCAGTGAATTGGACAGTATCACAAGCACAAATATCAATGCTGATGATGTTCAAGATAAAATTCTGTTAGTTACAGATGAAACTGATTCAGAACAACCTTCTAAAACAATCTCAAATTTTGATTGCCCTGAATCTAGCAATGGTGTCTTTCCAAATGATCTGTCCAACAATATTATCTCTAACCCCACAAACATAATTGAACACACTCAGGATTCAATAAATCCTGACTCCAAAGCTGTAATCTTTAGCTGTGGGCTTGTATCTTCAGAAATGGAGACTTCACTGCCTCATGAACCTTCTGCTCAGTCCATGAATGCTGTTGAAGGGAGTGTTGAATCCAGCAGCTGCTCTGAAAACATTGAGAAATCTTCATCAGCAGACATCAAGGAAGTGAAGAAAGAGAAACAAGAGAAAAAGCTCCAAAATATTGATGTAGATGGGACCACTAACCTTGAAGATCAAGATGACTCCGCTCATCCCTcttcctctgtagtggagaaggTTGGAAATAAGGATGAAAGGGTTATTGAGAAACAATCTATTGATCAGTCAATGGAAAGCCAACCTCAAGACAGTACTAGAGCAGAGTTGGACCAGGAAGAGGTTGAGACACAAGATGATCTGGATAAAGAAAACCTTAAAGTGCCTACTGAAAAAGTGGTCGATATTCAAGGCAATATTGGAGCAGAATTGGACCAGGAGGAGGTTGAGACACAAAATGAACTGGATCAAGAAAAACTTGAAGTGCCTACTGAAGTGGTGGTTGATACTCAAGACAGTATTGGAACAGAATTGGACCAGGAAGAGGTTGAGACACGAGATGATCTGGATAAAGAAAATATGAAAGTGCCTACTGAAAAAGTGGTTGATACTCAAGACAGTATTGGAGCAGAATTGGACCAGGAAGAGGTTGAGAGACAAGATgaactgaataaagaaaacattaaaGTGCCTACTGAAGAAGTGGTTGATTCTCAAAACAGTATTGGAGCAGAATTGGACCAGAAAGAGGTTGAGACACAAGATGATCTAGATAAAGAAAACATTAAAGTGCCTACTGAAAGCCATGTTGACAACACTTCTTTAATTGAAACCCAGGTTCAGGTTGTGCTTGAGGATCACCTGTCTCCCAGTGAAGCAATTCAGGAATCAGTTGGAGAGTCTGAAGCTTCTGACCAAGAAcccaaaatagaaaaaaatgaggAGGAAAAATCAACCCAAAATCAGGTTATGCTTGCAGTGCAACTACCTGAAGATGAAGACCTTCTAGTAAAGTCAGATGTGGCTGCTCAAGAGCTCATGGAAGAAgatgaggaagaggaagaggaaggagaatcatttgattttgatgaAACAGATCTTGAAGCATCATCAGATGCCCCTCTAAAAAATGTTCAAGATCAGCCAAATGAGGAAGTTGAAAATGTTCAAGAAGCAGGCGAGGAATGCCAAAGCAATGTCACTGATGAGGACCAAACTCAAGAAGATGAACATCTCGAACTTACAGATCAAGAATCAAAAACAAAGGAACAGAAAGATGATGGACAAGACACAGAAAACCCACAAATAACAACAGATGTAGATCAGTGTTTAACAGAAGACAGCCAAATCAACAGTGAAGTCAAACCTAATGATCAGCAGCATGATACTTCTGAAAATAAAGAAGATGCATTTAAGGAACATCAGCAGACATCAGAGGATGTTACACTTAAGGAAGGAGTTAATCTGATCTCAGAGATGGAGAGAAGAGATGTAGGCCAAGAGATCAATAGTTCCATTCACCACGAAAGAAAGGCATCAGATATTTCAGAAAATCAGGAAGTTAAGAAGGAAACCACAGAAAGCAACAAGGAAGATGAAAGAAAAGAATCTAAGAAAAGTGGAAAAGGGAAAGGGAAGGGCAAGGGGAAAGAAGATTGTAAAATGTCTTAA